The following is a genomic window from Gouania willdenowi unplaced genomic scaffold, fGouWil2.1 scaffold_356_arrow_ctg1, whole genome shotgun sequence.
ctcattcagttgtaaataaatcttcaaaataaaacacgtcaataaaactccacaatattagtgGGGTTCACTTATGATTATATCACataatggcagtcatttttaatctcaaattgttaaaaaaaaaaaaattatatatatatattaatttcttccaaaatcctgcaattttcctcaaatttttccacaaaatctactcaaataacaaacattggccacaaaatcaaaaaataaattgaaatggaGGATCAcctattgctttgatattatcagtgccgtgAATCTATTTATATACATAGAGGTGTAAACtctgaataattaatttatttaggctattttctttcattctgtttttgggagtaatttttttctgttttttggacaaacttatttttcttcagtttttccatgcttattttttagctgaaaaaaattacccaaaaaataaaccacaaaaactaatttttcaGAGCACAATAATGACTAAATTAGACATTAGACTAAAATCGGAGGTCCACTTAATAacctgctccgtatttggcccctgaactaaaatgagtttaacgcCTGTTTTTGAAGCGATCACAAAATAAACTTGTTGAACTGAaggaagtgaaaataaaaaaatacaaagacagtGATTCTCCTTTTATTCCAACAcatgataaaataaaactgttaaaaacacTAAGGTGATGACTCTGCTTTTTCTTCCTTAGAAGCGTTCCGTTAAGCAGCAAACGTCACAAAACCATGACTAAACATCCACGCCGGAGTAACAGAGAAATTCACAGTCAGTGCAGATGTCGGGAAAAAacaaatcacatgattgatcacagttttaaaataaaacattttctttttctaatgcAAATGTTCCTATATGTGACATGGATGAGTAAAATTCCAAAACAGGAAATAGACAGGATGGAGGGGGGGGGCCTAAAAAGcaacaatttaaatcaagtgtcCCTTAATTaaaattcagactttttttcttaaagtgtCTAAAAATCAGCTTTACTTTGAAAAGCTTCAGGCTTCTGCATTAAAAGTAACAATCGTTAAAAAAGACTTGATGCATACAACAGGTAGAGGGTACGgaagcgtattgcattcactggggaaaaaaaatcagttttttctaaattttcttggttttttttggctattttattcatgtttttggacaacttctttccttgttttttggatgaattttttttcctgtttttctgacaatttttttctcatgtttattggaataattgtttttccttctgttttttgagtaattttattctgtttttcagaAGAGAAAAATTATTCTAGTcgtaaaaactgaaaaatattgccctgaaaaacagaagaaaaaaaaatagcacaaaaaacaaaccaaaaaaatgtattattcagaaaaacaggaacagaaaatctgttttttctgaataattcttttttttttcttcaggtcttttggaaatttttttttctgtttttcatgaaaaaattttaacagaaaaaaatcagtcaggaaaaacagaaaaaccaatcaaaaaaacaggaacaaaaatctgttttttcagaacatttttttttggggtggttttttttttttttttttttttttttttttaactattttttggGGGTTCTCATGCTAATTTTTACCAGAaaaaaattagtccaaaaagcagaaaaaaattgctctgaaaaacagaagaaaaattaaataaataaaaaacgtattattcagaaaaacaggattttttttttctctatttcaaGTGAATACAATACGCTTCCATAGGAAGAAACAAGGAAACCTGTCAGACTGTAACTACGGTATGTAGATacacttcaaataaaaaaagtcaatgaaaGATTAAAATCCGTCTGCACTGAGCAGCCTCAGTCGTAGCCTCACGTTTGTGCTACAGTTCAAACCTTCCAGAAAATACTACACGTTAATGGCTTATGTCGAGAGTATTGCTTCAGAGGATCAATgagactgcacacacacacacacacacacacgcgcgcccacacacacacacatgcaggcaTGTACAAAAAGCATCAGGGACAGAGGGGAGCAGCTAAAGGTGGATTGATTAGCTGCTGCTCGGAGCTCCTCCCGTGTCGTCGTCACGCTTCAGTCTCTTCTTGGCTCTGATCTCGTTCATGGCTTCCTCTATGGAGCGCGTGTCCCTCTTGTTCGCCACGGGCACTGGGAGAAGAGAGCAGAGAGAAGACAGTGAGCAGCACGATGACGAGCAACCATTCTGACAAAACGTTCACTCACCACAGCCGTACGTGCGGTTCGCCTCCAGCGTGTGCGCGGCGTCTTTAGCGGCCGAGGTTCCGATCAGGTGACTGTACTTGTCTCTGTAGTTGGTGTTGGGACACGACTGGGACTGCTGGGTCTGACTGGACGCCGCCTCCTGTATGGCAGCCTGTTCCTGGAGCCCAAAGAGACACTGTGATGGAGATGAGCTAAATACGTAGCGTTAGCGACATCCACAGACGCCAAACATTTAACGATGACACAAAAAGAAGCAGATTAACCTAAATAAAAAGTCAATGacgtgacacctaaatattctgtgcaactgcatgtttttgttgtaaaaagacaccaaatatgtagtaattTAATATATAGGTgctcactttgatttttttatatgttactaatttacttctgtaatttattgtgtgattcaaagtgtcaaaatatcatgtggcgCACATTTTCATCATGTTCTTAATCATTTCACAGATGTTTTATtggttaggctaatgctaggctagtgctaatgctaggttaatgctaggctaatgctaatgctcggttaatgctaagttaacgctaagttaatgctaagctagtgataggctaatgctaagctaatgctaaattaatgcttagttaatgctaggctaatgctaagcaaaTGATAATTTGATGCTAAGTTAATACTAGGCTagtgctaagttaatgctaagttaatgataggttaatgctaagctaacactaggttaatgttaatgcaaagcaaatgataggctaatgttaagctaatgataagttgatgctaagctaatgctaggctaatgctaagttaatgataagctaacactaggttaatgttaatgctatgctgttttttctatttttaattatgtaaaaaaacttTGAGTTTACACTTCTTGTATGAAAGGTTCttctttttataaatacattttgattgaatgattgattgattgtttgattgatgctaagctaatgttaagcaaatgctaagctaatgcagtatTCGACATcacaggccagcacctgcatcctcacttgtattttcttcaggaaacgCAAATATTCAAGTTTATTCTGCCATTTAAAGTCTCAGATAATCGTACTGACCTTGAGTCGGCGCCGTTGTTCGGCCAGCTGTGGATCCCATTCTTCTCCTCTGCGATACGCCTCCAGCTCCTCGTCCGACGGGGCGAACTCCTGCCGTCCCAAAAAGACGCCAAACAGTTCATCATTTTCCCCAAAATTTACCAACAGAACCTTTGACGTGGACGTGGAATCGCGAGAGCGACGAACTGACCTTTTTGAACAGCATGACGTAGCGGCTCTCCTCGTCCTCTCCAAAGGAAAAGGAAGTCAGACCTGCGATTTCTGCAACATCATGTCTGAAAAAAAGATTTCCACTGCTTCGTTAGACCCAGCTCTACTACTTTAAAGTAACGATTGTCTTGTAAAAGCCTAacagggatcctccactgtttttacaaatgtggcctaaaacctttaaaatgtccttattagtcgatttatgtctaataaaacacattattaagcaccatatttgtttttattaactttaaaaatgggactacatTACAGTTATAGAACTTGTGTtacaccatcttgaaatcacatgattgatgatgtcactcggccccactgcctgtaaacatcccattgttttctattagagtgaaacattcagtccATGATTCacttgctaacttcagccaccagagcgtgtcagcacactgcttaagggagagtaaaggtcccttaggagagctcttcttctctgcttcatcgtCTACTACGAAACCACAAagtgggaactgtcgccccctgtggtcacagattattttttgggtctgtttttattctctttcagcatctttaacttttcctgtttttttcacagggTTCCTCAAGCTTTGGTCAAATTAAaatcaagacattttaatgccatttgaaatcaaatttaACATCAATTTCACAGTTAACACAATGGGGGGGGGGAGATTTttgtgtctagtgcagacgtgcaactggcgacctctaaagtaaatacacaaaatgacagtaaaatacacaacttaaattaaaaaaacaaaaatagccagaaatctgtgaaacaaaaatacaaaaaataaaaacaattaagaaaaatctttgttggacaggcTATTTTCACTGTaaccacgtcactgttttgtagttggctatcaattattcttatttttagattcatgaatttaatgccttttcggactttttaaggatccgcagGAACCATAAtttagatcaaccaaaagcagcaaaagttgtcatttcgactgaaaaagctgctaaatgatctaaaaatcaggctgaatgtttcacaccaataaaaaaacaatgggatgtttacaggaagtggggcagtgtgacatcatcagtcacatgatttcaagatggaggaacacaggctctaaaactgtaaagtagtcccatttttaaaagttattaaaaacaaatatagtgcaataataatgtgttttgttagaaatagatctactaataagtacatttcaaaggttttaggccacatttgtaaaaaaacaaaaaaaaaagtggaggatccctttaaattaGTCCATATTAAAATATGGACAGCATAATAAATCATTTCTAAACATCTGTATAGTGCCAATAAACTCACAAAATACTTCTTTCAATCTTTCCCATTGGACTGTACTGTTTCTTCTGCTGTAAAGTGTCCTGGATGAAGTTTGATACTTCTTTCTCCATCTGACACAAAGGAAGGAAAAAAGCCAATCAACAATCAAAACATCTGTATTTACATCTgtctgtgttcttttttttctttaaatcagCACCTTTTTCCTGAActctgctttctttcttttctccgCCTCCTCCAACCTCTTGAGCCGCGCCGCTTGCTCTGGAAGAAAGAGAATATTTATGATTTTGTCAATAAACAACTTCATGATTCGTGACATTCACCcgttcataaacataaacagtCCGTCATGGTATGAATGATATTATGCCATAACATGCATGTGAAGCTATATTTAgaatcagaaataaattattgatcccagggggaaactgcttttttacagatgctccagaaatatctcaaacaaaaaaaggaaacactaaaacataaaaaaaatggacaaaattaaaaaaaaaaaagactgttaattaaatagggattaaatacaagtgcacacctccagtaaatataatacaaatgtacaaatataatacagataattCAGATAATCCTGATAATTCAGTGTCAGATTgcaatttctgcttgattttgtttaaaaataataaaaattatctAAATAATAAGAATATTGCCATTTCTGTTTTAGGAAGTGAATTACGTAGACTGTAGCTTTGTTTACTTTTAAGATACAGCCATATTGTGACTCTGTCCTCATATTATGTGGATAAACATACCATAGTAAtttaaatttgacatatttCAAATACATATCCAATGCCAGATCTTTCTTGTTCCCAAATAATTTGATTAAATATAGTCTTTAGTTTGAACGAAAATcaacataaaaaatgtaatgatatccTCCTTTTCAGATAATCCTAGTTTCTATTTGATCAAACTGTACATAAAGAATAAACAAATtggactaaataaaaataagtgaataaataaGCATATCATTTAGAAATGCTTATTATAAttcatctaatttgtttatttattgcttttaaCTTCTAAAACAATTTTGTCATTACATGTACTCTTCTTTTTTATCTGTACTTTCATTGCAAAGtgtctgtagtttttaaaagtgcaatataaaaataaatataatattattattattataaatatgtgCTAATGTATGGATTACTAGCCTGAAAACCACTGCTGGTTTAGAGATAAATATGTGtataaaaaaagtatatatttttatgtgcAAAGCATTAAATACTGAAAAGAAGAAATTATAATTTGAGGATCAATAGTTTCAGTAAAACagattatattatatatcaCTCAAAAAGTATTGTGTCTGAAACATTGACTGTAACTGAATTGTATGGAATTctacagtaaaagtaaaaaatgtattgtattatttttatgtaatttgtcttatgttttgctgttattttacaCTATTTATTCTTGCTTTAAAAAACCattactttgtttgtttgttggttcCGGTCCACTTCCGCCAGGGAGGCGGGACCTCACCGTTTGAGTGACGGCTCAGCTAGCCAATTAGCAGCGCCGGAAACCCTCCTCTGCTCTGACCTCGTAAATACTCCAACGTAAATCTAAAGTATTTATCGTGTTTTTAATATGAGCGCTTGAGACGGACGCTGATCGGCCTGTGTGTCGGGTACCTTTGGCCTTTCTTCGGCTCTCCTGGTCGCCGACAGTTGGAGGTTTCTCCATCGAGTTTAGAATTGAGCCCAGGAGGTCCGCCATCTTGGAATGAGAGGGCACGTCCTGCGACGCTTCTTCACCtcctggtcacgtgactgctccATATGCAGCTACAGATCCGCTGAGCGTGCAGCGCCCCCAGCTGGTCACACATAGTAGAGCAGCATGAAATGGACATGCGACATTTGACCACTGGGACCAAACTTTAAAGCAGAGATGTATGGCGGTAGatttgtgtttatattattaaattaaatcaaataaaacttttcaataaaataaataaataaaattagtttttttattgaagtaatcTTTTTTGGGTagacatttgtgtctttattattcagtcaaaaaaaagtaattcaataaatcaatcaaaaaagtgttcaaatgcaattatttgggtctcaaatcttttttttttttttttttttttttttgcatttgaacacttttttttgattgaaaatatttatttttgattgaggtaaacttatttttgattaaaaagttataaataataaagacacaaatctacctccatagagacttttatcacagtgggttagggttggagtcaattacatttttcagttacaattatgttttcaattgcccatgttcaattacaattcaattatgattacagtggcCTAgttatgcatgttttgtttttgttcttctctgaaaatataaagtttgtaacttaaaaaaaacatgaaatgtatAGAAAAACAGTGTGAAATATGAATAGAACTGCAATCAATGATAATGGCGGAGATTTGTCTGAAATATTTTCACAAATATACTGTAACTACAATTGTATTTTCacgtatttttcagattttcacgtgttttgtAAGATTTCCATGTGggtgtttttagattttcacgtgttttttttttttgttttttttagattttcaagtGTTTCGTAAGATTTTcacatgggtttttttttttttttttttttagatattctttgtgtttttaatagattttcatgtgtttttttttttttttgtggtttttttcatttgtgtattttagatttGTATGTggtctttttttcttcagattttcactttttttttttttttttagattatcacatgtttttcaaaaaCGTCATCGTCACACAAATTATGcatgtgaaaaatacatgtgaaaattatGAATATAtctgagacaaatctctccccatagaCAATGCATGACTGGACACgtgtttgtgtaaatgtttgagtgacagctgtcattGTGACCTTTGTGAAGTCAGACATGTAAACAGAGTTTAGTGGGCGGAGTTTAGCTCTTtgtagtcacacacacacaactcagcaGACAATACACAGGcctgtgtttattattaatagcgTGTGTTTATGGCCTGACTGTGAATTTATCAGCCATGAATATGTTTTCCAGTTCCAACCAGTGCACTGggatgtttgtgtgtctgttctACACAATGTTGTCTAGACTTTGACGCACAAACACCTCCTTCACAAAAGCTGTGTTCGTCACTGCTATTTGTGTCAGTCACCACCTGACCTCCATTGTTTTTAGAGGCGTGTGAGCACGCCACGCTTTACCTGCTCTTTACAACCTGTTTACTATAGAGAGATtagtcaaaaaaataaagttgcaaattagagtggccaaaaagagGCAGaataagtggtaaaaatggtgtGAAGTATCAATATTTgcttaaaagtaggaacaatttgtttaaactggtaaataatgggcataacagATCGTGAATACAGttaaaatgggaaaaataaGCATGATATTAGTTAAAAGAGGTGAAACATGTGTGACAttgggtggaaaagtggtggaaagggtttataagtgttgaaaatgtcttgaaagaagaaaaaatgtgcagaaaaagcattgaaatgtgatgtagaagtgtcagaaatgggagtaatgtagcaaaaattcattaaatggagcaaaaatatggcaataaaaagtgatgaaaataggttcaaatattgCGTCGAtacagaaaaaggttaaaaataagcaaaaattggctcaaattgtttaaaacatatatttagtttcttaaaggcaccTGGCGACCCTTTTGCAATGTTTCACGACCCCAAATagggttgagaacccttgattTAAAGTATCAAAACATCTTTGGAATTACTGTACATCTATGCAAATATATTTCCTGCCCAGTTTGGCATGATTTCCTGagtgtttctatttttattgccATCATAATATTAATTCAAACTTTGTCTGATGCAGATTTAATATGAAATCTCATGCAGTGAAAATCCTGATACATCATTGAATCTTTATataaaatctgtaaaaaaataaataaaccaaacagTGGTGCAGATACACACATCTTTATTTAAAGCACTGCATTTCAGAATGAATGGGACTATAATAGAGGTTAATCTGCCTGAATAAGATCTACTTCAAGCATTGTTAGAAAGCAAAAGAAGCATCATGTCAG
Proteins encoded in this region:
- the LOC114459841 gene encoding sperm-associated antigen 7 homolog, which gives rise to MADLLGSILNSMEKPPTVGDQESRRKAKEQAARLKRLEEAEKRKKAEFRKKMEKEVSNFIQDTLQQKKQYSPMGKIERSILHDVAEIAGLTSFSFGEDEESRYVMLFKKEFAPSDEELEAYRRGEEWDPQLAEQRRRLKEQAAIQEAASSQTQQSQSCPNTNYRDKYSHLIGTSAAKDAAHTLEANRTYGCVPVANKRDTRSIEEAMNEIRAKKRLKRDDDTGGAPSSS